TTGAGAAGCAGGCTGGATTTCTAGGGCAGAAAACAACTCTAAAAGCAGAGATGTGTAAAAGTTAGCAGATTTAATGTATATATTCGAAAAGGGCtttgaagaattaatttttattgttctttcaAAGTGATCGGGGGCTCTTAGTACACTCTTTCATGATAGCAGCCAGACTGCCTAAAAGCTGTCCTGTGTGGCCAACCCTTCCTCCTGCCATTAGGGGAACACCTGCAACACATTCAGGTACTCAAGAATTTCATACCCTCTTATTTTTagatttctgctaaaaaaaacctgctttacagctgaaaagaaacaagaaacaactCAAAAGCAGCACGTATCTGAACTTTCAACAACCTCCAGGGTGCAAACTTTCATTTCTTAATTCAGTAAAGCCTAGTTCCGCATACTTTTACCTTTTCCCATCCATCTTGACACCAACTGTCCCCTGGGATTTCTCTGACTGACTCAGCAGACAGCTGAAAGTGCTAATGCTCCTGGCTTTATCTGTCTCTTCTTTATATAAAAGTAGTTGCAGTTACACCCCCTACAACCTCTCTGCTCTGAGTAGAGCTACCCAGAACTTGCTCCATCCTGGAAATGTTGGTTTAGTTTTTGCCAAAGTTTGTTCCTTTCCCATGGAGATGAGgtaattttgcatattttaacaCAACCCtgaagtatttctgttttctgtctccaAGTGTAAAAAAAGTATAGACAACCTGAAACTATTTTGATTCATCTCATAACCTCTAATTTTCCCACTGCTTGTTGTTTACTGAGTCAGCTCTAAGGAGTGGTACCTTCGAATATGATTTTAgccttttaacatttttttgttgttgtttcttttggattaggattttggggtttgttttgttttttttcttggtttagggttgtctttttttttttttttttttttaatatgaccTGTCTTATAAAAGGCTTACAGGGGATAGATAACCTTTTAATGCAACATCATCAAATTAATTAGCTCTCATTCATTTTCAAGATGCAAGATGTCTAACACTGTATTGCCTTGTAGGTTGATGAAActgttaactttatttttattcacaggCAATTACTGTACTCCATGACTTCCCACAggtttgtgtgtatatacatttaATTATAGCATACTAGTGCTAAATTTACAGCATTAgatatttgtgtttttctttgggaaacagTGCTTTCTACCCAAAAAGACTTTTACTGTTCACAGTTTAACTGTGCTGTTCATGTCTGATAGTGCCTGAATGCAACTCATTTCTTTAAACTGTCAAGGAGTTAAAGCTTAAAAAACAAGCTTTGGTTTCTTCACTCTTTAACCAATCTGCAAATTACTCACTGTAATAGaattaattaactttttttgaaaagctAATAGTTAGCAATAGTATAAAAAAATTTCCAGAGTTAATGACTCCATGTTTAAATTTAGCATAGATTTAGCAATCACTGATAGGTGGCTTGTAGTGTTCATCCAGAGATTCTTAAGAGCATTGAATTTTCAAACAAATCATCCATCTTGAAAGCTCCGGGTGGTCTGCCAAAATGCCTCTGTCAAATCAGCAGGCTGTCAGCaggtggggatgcaggggagagTGCTGGCAAGTGCTGTGTTGCTCAGGATCAGGTGCCTCAGCTCCCAGCACAGTTCCAGTACAGTGGCTGACTCTTCACATTGCATGCATGTAAAGTCTGGATTGTTACAGTTATGAAAAGTTATCACTTGTAGTAAGGGCTATATTAGGAACTGTTGTTTCCATCAATACCCAAGGCACACTTGATCCATGGCCAGGCATATTCTGCAACAGAGAACAATAATGATGAGAAATGTTTTCAGGTGCTCTGCTCTCAAACTATTTCCCAAACTGACTGCAGTGGGATGCCaccaggagcaggggcagcagttCTTCACCTATTGGGCTGCACGTGCACACTGCCTAAACTACCGGTCCACCCTCCCATTCCCCACCCCTCtactttcctctcccttttttcttcctcttgcatGACTCACAAACTAGGATCCCATCTTCTACCACAAACTCCCAAGACAGAATTTCAACACCATGCTTTCGTTGTCCCTACCACACCACCATAAGGGTCAGCCTGGACCATTATTTCCCTGCTTTCCTACCACACGCTCACAGATGAGGGCCGTAGCACCATATTCCCTTTCCTCACCAGAACCCAGCAGTGCTGTGGTGTTCTGAGCCAGCAGCTGaagggacagcagaggaaataaCAGCAGTTCCCAACCTTGCTTCAGTGTAAGATCATACAGGAGTTACAGGGTAATACCCTGGCACCAGTCATGCTGTTTTATGTTATGTGGTCCAGTGGGATCCTCTGACTGGCTATAATTTCCCCTGAGGGCCTTCAACAAGGAAATTAGACGGTTACTGGGGAAATGGATCATTATGAATGGGAGGGGACTAATAATGGTATGTTTTCCAAAACAAGTATTCATAACTTTAGAGTGAGAACTTTACTGACAAAATGGTCAACAGAGCAGAACAAGTGAGAATCTTTTAGCATTAGGTTTCATCTGCCTATTCTGCTTTTTTAGCCACAGAGAAAACTACACAGTGTACCTGGGAACCTCATTACCTGTGAATGGGGTATCCTCCTTCACAAACGTTGACCAAGGCATAGAGCTGTCTCAGTGCATACTCATACTGAAATAAACATTGTTAATAGTTTCAGTAACGAAGAGCAGGTATTGTTTATCCAAATTAAATTGTGGAAGTAATTTAGAGATGCTATTAATACTCAAGGTGTTTAATTGATGGTCTTGATGATCTAGTACTAGGCTAAGTAGATCTTTCTTCTGTGCACTTTGAACTTTATGAGGTAAATTCAGCTGTTGCTGCACATTGGCCCCTTAGGCAAGGCTCACCCATCTAACCAATTTCACTCAAAAACCCccgcaaaaccaaaaaaaacactAAAGAGGAACTAAAAGTTTAACAGAGCAATGTGGCTTCCTAATAGCCTGGTTGATTAGAAGCTCCAGCTGAAGGAGTGCATCTGCTTTTGATTTGTATACAGTACTTAAATCTTGGCTAACTGCCAGGTAATCCCATTGCTTTctgctaaaataaattaatttgctgtTGACTCATCTTATTACACACCACTGCCTGCTTACGTTATCTTGCCTGACATCAGGACTGGGTTTTCTCGACTAGGAACTGACCTCTCTTATTCTTGTCTAAACAGGGCTTAGCACAACAGGATTTGGCCATCAACTAGGATTCCAGGAAGAGTAGACAGTAATAAAACCCTTAAACTAAAAAGTGGCTCTCAGGAATTCAGCAAGACCATGGAAGTAGCAGCTAGGCTATTGCAAGGAACTATGCAACACACAATCATAATACAGAAATCTGAATGTACCATGATTATGAATTCACAGCAGTggtgtttgtttctgtgttgcCAGTAGAGATGCTTCAAGCAGAAATGCAACATGACTGACTTAATATTGGGATTTCTAGGGAGGAGTTGATGAAGGGACAGCGCTAACTAGTAAAAAATTAGGGattacttttggttttgtttttactagAAGTATTTTTAGTAATCATCTTGCTTATCTACAGGTGTAGTGGAAGTGGTTTCCTGCTTCCAAAAACATTACTTACCCTTTCTCCAAAACTAAGCTGTATGACTGCCCCCAAGCTAGCCTTTTAACAAAAGCTGATTTTTCCAGATGTGCTTACAACTACTGTGCTTGTTTTACTGGTACTTTTATCAGGTTATATCTAATGCTTGACTTACCAAGGGTAAGTGCCAGTTGAAGCAATGAGCTTTGAAGTGGTTCGCTGCTGACTGGTAGCAGTCATAATTGCTGATAGTCAGTCTGTCTGACAGAATTTGGTCAGTCTGTTCTTTTGATCCTGTTACCAAGGTGATTATCTTTCGCATGGATTCTTGGATAAATTCTTTCACctgcacataaaaaaaaaacccaagaacttAAAACATCCCTTTTCTAAACCTAATCTGAAGATTTTGAATGAAACTCCTCTTTCTTTAACCTCCCTCAACTCTTGGGCTCCTTAAGAAACCTAATTTTGCCATGTATTTTTAGCATAGTCTTTTGGACCTGTCTCTTAACACACAAATGAAAACTAGGAAGACAAAGGCAGTCTCCCGGCACCCAGAATCACTCACTGTCCTTCTGGTGTTCTGCCAGAAGAAAGAGAGCACCAACACCACCAATACTGACTACCATTCTGCAGCAGCTATTTGATTTGGGAGACTTCAGTCCTACTGAGACAAGAGTCTTTCTAATACTAAAGCATAAGTTCTCCCAACAAGAAGTCCTGTGGATGCAGGAATTTCCTGACAATAAAAGCTGCAAGACTGACTTTTGCATTTGCTTACATTTGCCTAGAGAATCACTACTGAATGTGCCCATGGAACAGATCCCTGAATTTTAAAGGGAGAATAAACCGTCAGCTAGAGGTTATCAGTCTGAAGTATAATTTTGTTCCAATTGGCAAAAACTGGAAGCAATCCCATTGGCTTCAGGGGTGTTACTTCTGCCATTGCTTATGATGGAAACAAATCTGACCTCATGTgtagttcaattttttttccttacctccAGGTGCATTTTCATCTCTGCAGCAATTTTCTTAGCCTCATAAATGTCATTGGTAGCCATCAGCTTTCGTTTCATGATTGCAAGAGGCACATCAGGACTAGGTGTCAGGTCATAGTGTTCTACAGGTGGCAGAGAAATGGGGATAGCTTTCTTCCCCATGCCCTGAAACTGCATCACTTTCATGGAGGAGATGCTCTGCAGGTTAGAAAGTAAACAAATGGAAATGGTcaatcacctccagcatgtaGTCTGTCTTTGCTTTGCCATGCAAACCTAACTCTCTAAACTTGCTTTATTAGAGAAAATTAAGGAGATCATAGGGCActaactgtgtgtgtgtgtgcacattgggttttttaatacaagGTCAAGGCTGCCAGAAATCTGGGAACTTTTATTTCCAAAACTCACTGTGGGGAAAAAGACCATCATGTTAAGTAACctagctacttttttttttaacaaatatttaatcTGTTGACTGATGGGACTACTACAAATGAAATATGATCTCTTAGTGCTTCCCATTTGAGGGATCAATATACTTATTAACATTTCATTAATATTCATAATATGCCTGGAAGTGGTAGATACCCATCTAATACTTGATTAAAGTGTTAAATCACTGGTAGAGCTTGGAAGACAACTCATATCCTGACTCCTTGGATTAAAGCACATACAAGGCTGTATTTCCTTTAGCATCAGGACCATCATCTCTTAAATGCTAAGTGGTCTTCTGAGAGgaacagtttcattttctaaatCAATCCTGCCAgtttacagtgatttttttttttttttaaagtgatgaaAGAATAAGGCACAAAAGGTTTTAAGATATGTCTGACCAGGAAGCCCACTCAAATACGTACTCTGTTTCCATACTGCATCACATGGCTGGTGTTGGTACGTTTCTTCACCAGCTGAAACTGCTTGTggagtgtttcttttcttagatCCTCCTGCATGAAGAAACTTCCATGCGGTCACAGATACTTAAACTCAGCTATTCTAAAAATGCAAGGAAACCTGGAAAGGGTCTTAGCTGCCAGTATGTAGAGGAAGTATAAGGCAAGAGCTATACAACCTTTGAAAGatataaaagtaaaattgaaaatatttgacaGTATATTCTCAAATTGCTTTTAGTTGTCTCCTAATCTCCCAGCAAATGGGCAAGAAGGGAGTGGGCTAGCATACAAATCCCAGATTTGTTTCATTAATACCATTTTCCATTACACTAACAAATGGATTAGCTACAGTTCAGTATTTAAGGATCCCTGATGCAGAGGTAAAACTTACTTAACTGCCCCATTTGTTTAACAAATTTAGAGATGTGGTCTCAGATTAGCAAATCAAGATTATGTGAATCTGAAAGTAGATGTAGACAGTTTCCAATCTTACAAATAACAAAAGATGACAATGTTTCTGAAAGTtagtttcagaaataaatttagtGGCCTAAACAAATAAAGATTATATATGGTTCTGAGTAGTAGATAAATACTCTTACCAACTCCATTTGTTGATTTCAGTCtcacatgaaaacaaatattttcacaaatcCTGTAAAGGAGCTATTTTTGAAAAGCCTAGTGATATTTCATGCATGGAAATGCAGAAACCTCATGTAAGTAATTTACCATATCTGAATCTTCCATCCAATTCACACTGTACCAGTCTCCAAGATAAGTCTGCCTTTCATCATCATAGTAACATGCATAAGATGACTCCCTGGGATTCGCAGCTGTTGTTGCATAAACTGTAAGACaaatagaaagtaatttttttctctttttccacaaCCCCCATCATGATTTAGTACTTTGCTGCACATGATatattttccaaagtatttcggctttcagttattt
The Pelecanus crispus isolate bPelCri1 chromosome 6, bPelCri1.pri, whole genome shotgun sequence DNA segment above includes these coding regions:
- the LGMN gene encoding legumain, with the translated sequence MILKAVVLLGCALGISTFPMEEPEDGGKHWVVIVAGSNGWYNYRHQADVCHAYQIVHRNGIPDEQIIVMMYDDIADNDENPTKGIVINRPNGTDVYAGVPKDYTKEDVTPKNFLAVLRGDAEAMKGVGSGKVLKSGPKDHVFVYFTDHGAPGLLAFPDDDLHVKDLNKTIWYMYHHKKYQKMVFYIEACESGSMMNHLADNINVYATTAANPRESSYACYYDDERQTYLGDWYSVNWMEDSDMEDLRKETLHKQFQLVKKRTNTSHVMQYGNRSISSMKVMQFQGMGKKAIPISLPPVEHYDLTPSPDVPLAIMKRKLMATNDIYEAKKIAAEMKMHLEVKEFIQESMRKIITLVTGSKEQTDQILSDRLTISNYDCYQSAANHFKAHCFNWHLPLYEYALRQLYALVNVCEGGYPIHRICLAMDQVCLGY